A DNA window from Paenibacillus sp. HWE-109 contains the following coding sequences:
- a CDS encoding MFS transporter: MLFMEKWGKNRLFSPFVMELLIIMFVVEFVKGALLLTILPVYMKTSLGASAFIIGWTLAAQYIGDNVLRTPVGWIIDKLGYRTTMLTGVLMTFVAVILIATTAQISWMILGCALLGLGTAPLWPCVITGTTEVAGDDGKATIMSVVYMAWLSGVGLGPVAINFIVGENHYSSAFRLLIGCMTVVVLVALMLPRREAGLQGKSVTKAEIKSVSRTSFWQRVSVYLSEVRRSMNVSPLLFPAMFAQTFALGILTPILTLYAKEVLKLSSFQYSMFLIAGGAVTVICLVPMGKIVDRIGIRPFLVIGFSLSAAVLLCFTFAKSMLLLYVLVAVLGIGYAFIIPSWNALIASAIPPEKRGAVWGFFLTIEGLGMIVGPIVSGKLWDVYGYHAPFLMSGFVLVLLLVLQMFISIPKKGMVR; encoded by the coding sequence ATGCTTTTCATGGAAAAATGGGGGAAAAATCGCTTGTTTTCCCCATTTGTGATGGAATTGTTAATTATTATGTTTGTCGTCGAATTTGTGAAGGGCGCGTTGCTTTTAACGATATTGCCGGTTTATATGAAGACATCACTCGGAGCCTCTGCGTTCATCATTGGCTGGACGCTTGCAGCACAGTATATTGGGGATAATGTTCTCCGGACACCTGTCGGCTGGATTATTGATAAATTAGGCTACCGAACAACGATGCTCACTGGGGTGTTAATGACTTTTGTTGCAGTTATTTTGATTGCGACAACTGCGCAGATCAGCTGGATGATTCTCGGCTGCGCGCTGCTTGGATTGGGAACAGCGCCATTATGGCCCTGTGTTATTACAGGCACTACGGAAGTGGCAGGCGATGACGGAAAAGCTACAATCATGAGCGTTGTTTATATGGCTTGGCTGTCGGGTGTGGGCTTGGGTCCAGTCGCGATTAATTTTATTGTGGGCGAGAATCACTACAGTTCTGCTTTTCGTCTATTAATCGGCTGCATGACGGTTGTCGTGCTTGTTGCGCTTATGCTGCCGAGAAGAGAAGCGGGATTACAGGGAAAATCAGTCACTAAGGCGGAAATTAAAAGTGTTTCTCGCACTTCTTTTTGGCAGCGTGTTTCGGTCTATTTAAGTGAAGTTCGACGTTCGATGAATGTGAGTCCCTTGTTGTTTCCCGCCATGTTCGCCCAAACTTTTGCATTAGGCATTCTGACACCCATACTTACACTGTATGCCAAGGAAGTGCTGAAACTCTCCTCTTTTCAATACAGTATGTTTTTGATTGCAGGGGGCGCTGTGACGGTTATTTGCTTAGTTCCGATGGGGAAAATAGTGGATCGAATCGGGATTCGCCCGTTTCTTGTCATTGGTTTCAGTTTGAGCGCTGCCGTGCTGCTGTGCTTCACTTTCGCTAAATCGATGTTGCTGCTATATGTGTTGGTAGCTGTCTTGGGAATTGGTTATGCCTTCATCATTCCATCTTGGAATGCGCTGATTGCTTCGGCTATTCCTCCGGAAAAAAGAGGCGCTGTATGGGGCTTTTTTCTTACTATTGAAGGCTTAGGGATGATTGTTGGGCCAATCGTTTCAGGGAAGCTGTGGGATGTGTATGGTTATCATGCTCCATTCTTGATGAGCGGTTTTGTCCTAGTTCTTCTGCTTGTTCTTCAAATGTTCATTTCCATCCCCAAAAAAGGTATGGTACGATAA
- a CDS encoding aminotransferase class I/II-fold pyridoxal phosphate-dependent enzyme — MDHTRTPLFTALLAHADKNPIQFHIPGHKKGVGMDPEFRSFIGDNALSIDLINIAPLDDLHQPMGVIEEAQRLAADAYGADHTFFSVQGTSGAIMTMIMTVCSEGDKIIVPRNVHKSVLAAIIFVGAKPVFIQPARDKNLGIDHGIPTRSVRRALEKHPDAKAVLVINPTYYGVCTNLKEIVDLVHSFNMPVLVDEAHGVLIHFHDKLPMSAMEAGADMAATSVHKLGGSMTQSSVLNIKGNRVNPKRIQTIISMLTTTSTSYILLASLDTARRHLALNGRSMAESTIELAQYTRRQINEIPNLYCFGEEILGEEATFNYDPTKICVHVRKLGITGFEVENWLRDHYNIEVEMSDMYNILCLITPGDTPENIETLLTALRELSHINDDVVEVKEVVIKVPAIPQLTLTPRDAFYGETEILPFKDSADRIIAEFIYVYPPGIPILLPGEVITQELIDYIVEHVEVGLPVKGPEDRSVQNVKVIVETQAIF, encoded by the coding sequence GTGGATCATACCCGTACCCCCCTGTTCACTGCACTACTCGCTCACGCGGACAAAAATCCAATTCAGTTCCATATTCCTGGCCACAAAAAAGGAGTTGGCATGGACCCGGAATTTCGTTCCTTCATTGGGGACAATGCCCTGTCCATCGACCTCATCAATATAGCACCCCTGGATGACCTACATCAACCAATGGGCGTGATCGAGGAAGCCCAGAGGCTTGCTGCGGACGCCTACGGCGCTGACCATACCTTCTTCTCCGTACAAGGTACAAGCGGTGCCATCATGACGATGATTATGACCGTATGTTCCGAGGGTGATAAAATTATCGTTCCGCGCAATGTTCACAAGTCCGTGCTTGCCGCAATAATTTTCGTCGGCGCTAAGCCGGTATTTATTCAACCTGCTCGTGATAAGAATCTCGGTATCGATCACGGCATCCCAACGCGTTCCGTGCGCAGAGCTCTGGAGAAGCATCCCGATGCCAAAGCCGTATTAGTCATTAATCCAACTTACTATGGCGTTTGTACCAATCTCAAAGAAATTGTTGATCTTGTTCATAGCTTCAACATGCCGGTTCTGGTCGATGAAGCACACGGTGTGCTGATTCATTTCCATGACAAGCTGCCTATGTCCGCTATGGAAGCCGGTGCTGATATGGCGGCAACCAGTGTTCACAAACTGGGCGGTTCGATGACGCAAAGTTCCGTACTTAACATCAAAGGAAATCGCGTTAATCCGAAGCGTATCCAAACGATCATCTCGATGCTGACAACGACATCAACCTCTTATATTTTATTAGCTTCATTGGATACTGCGCGTAGACATTTGGCCCTAAATGGACGTAGTATGGCTGAAAGCACCATTGAATTGGCACAATATACGCGTAGACAAATCAATGAAATTCCCAACCTCTACTGTTTCGGCGAGGAGATTTTGGGAGAAGAAGCCACTTTCAACTATGACCCTACGAAAATATGCGTGCATGTCCGCAAGCTCGGCATCACTGGCTTCGAAGTTGAAAATTGGCTGCGTGATCACTACAATATCGAAGTCGAGATGAGCGATATGTATAACATATTGTGTCTCATTACACCAGGGGATACTCCAGAGAACATTGAAACTCTGTTAACAGCTCTGCGCGAACTCTCCCATATCAATGATGACGTTGTTGAGGTCAAAGAAGTTGTCATTAAAGTCCCTGCTATTCCTCAACTTACGTTGACACCAAGGGATGCCTTCTATGGCGAAACGGAAATCCTGCCATTCAAAGACTCTGCTGACCGCATTATTGCGGAATTCATTTATGTCTATCCGCCAGGTATTCCTATTCTGCTGCCAGGTGAAGTCATCACACAAGAGTTGATAGACTACATTGTCGAGCATGTAGAAGTTGGGCTGCCTGTCAAGGGGCCTGAGGATCGCAGTGTGCAGAATGTCAAAGTCATCGTGGAAACACAAGCGATTTTCTAG
- a CDS encoding DUF1885 family protein — protein MAQSAYIKFVTGSTVAALTLDELKERLLHYREQLALTAKQLGWEYDEAGFPYTIETKPEGEGKWFYLKGINPLYKYIVIGVGNEQKQEEDHHYVQVVLPDDATHGDKSKGNEFCKYLGKLLKAELHLFNGRIMYFNPRK, from the coding sequence ATGGCTCAAAGCGCTTATATTAAATTCGTAACAGGTTCCACTGTAGCCGCGCTCACCTTGGATGAACTCAAGGAAAGGCTGCTTCACTACCGTGAACAACTCGCCTTGACGGCCAAGCAGCTTGGCTGGGAGTACGATGAGGCCGGTTTTCCCTACACCATTGAGACGAAGCCGGAAGGCGAAGGCAAATGGTTCTATCTCAAAGGTATCAATCCCTTATACAAATACATAGTGATTGGTGTCGGCAATGAGCAGAAGCAAGAGGAAGATCACCATTATGTCCAAGTCGTATTGCCTGATGACGCCACGCATGGCGACAAGAGCAAAGGCAATGAATTCTGCAAATATCTCGGCAAGCTGCTGAAGGCCGAACTTCATTTATTCAACGGCAGAATCATGTATTTCAATCCTAGAAAATGA
- a CDS encoding DUF1292 domain-containing protein — translation MSDEKHDHVHGPDCDHDHEQGEDVFIVTDENGEEHEMVMVYTFQSQEQAYAVLLDRNDPEADGVIFRVEEEDDEAFLVNIEDEQEWERVVTIYNEIVAQEGEE, via the coding sequence GTGAGCGATGAGAAGCATGATCATGTACACGGCCCGGACTGTGACCACGATCACGAGCAAGGGGAAGATGTTTTTATCGTAACGGACGAGAACGGTGAAGAGCATGAGATGGTGATGGTCTATACCTTCCAATCTCAAGAGCAAGCGTATGCAGTATTGCTTGACCGCAATGATCCTGAAGCTGACGGTGTTATTTTCCGTGTGGAAGAAGAAGACGACGAAGCCTTCCTTGTCAACATTGAAGATGAGCAAGAATGGGAACGTGTTGTCACTATTTACAACGAAATCGTGGCTCAAGAAGGCGAAGAATAA
- a CDS encoding stalk domain-containing protein → MKVQRIFALMLVFFVLSTAAVVASSIWGDFKGYNIARLVVNNTTSEFGDSEVPPLIVEGKTVLPLRAVSDALQALVKWDNSNKTAYLYKPNVHLFFTTEVRKDSAIVPFGVVERGKSADFIVFAQVDNLKTSISSVQVSIYSPSGKSVVTPVVKSISESKEAFWLKVPLYGVSFDEAGTYVVKFAMKQEGASDYSVVSEKQIQSE, encoded by the coding sequence ATGAAAGTTCAGCGGATATTTGCGTTGATGCTGGTGTTTTTTGTTCTAAGCACGGCTGCAGTGGTGGCCTCATCGATATGGGGGGATTTTAAGGGATATAACATTGCGCGGTTGGTCGTGAATAACACGACATCGGAGTTTGGGGATTCAGAAGTTCCACCATTGATTGTTGAAGGCAAGACAGTTCTCCCGTTGCGCGCTGTCAGTGATGCGCTGCAAGCATTGGTGAAATGGGATAATTCGAACAAAACGGCGTACTTGTACAAACCTAACGTACACTTGTTTTTCACAACTGAGGTGCGCAAAGATTCTGCGATCGTACCATTTGGTGTTGTCGAGCGCGGCAAATCAGCCGATTTTATTGTTTTTGCACAAGTGGATAATTTGAAAACCAGCATCAGTTCTGTGCAAGTTTCGATCTACTCCCCAAGCGGCAAAAGCGTTGTGACGCCGGTTGTGAAATCAATCTCGGAGTCCAAAGAAGCATTTTGGCTGAAGGTTCCTTTGTATGGCGTCTCCTTTGATGAAGCGGGTACCTACGTCGTGAAATTTGCGATGAAGCAAGAGGGGGCCAGCGATTACTCCGTTGTTTCCGAGAAGCAGATCCAATCGGAGTAG
- a CDS encoding alpha/beta hydrolase yields the protein MLVGFVLVGISTYVGWQLTHPKRKPVDESPETFGLDEQVVQFKSLDGGVRLDGWFFRSNAANRQEPLTVIMSHGYAGTRLEKGVPALALAKSIVAAGYHVLMFDFRNSGQSEGRLTTVGYLEKQDVLGAIQWVQTHIGGKISLLGFSMGGTTSLLAAADEPSVRGVITDSAFSQLHPYLQDNLPVWSKLPRLPFTPLILTILPKLIGIKPRRVDALAAVDRIYPRPILFIHSQSDNAIPWSNSEAMWRKHPDVFELWITEQGLHVGSYQKQPEAYTERVLAFLSKL from the coding sequence ATGCTGGTAGGGTTTGTGCTTGTAGGTATATCGACCTATGTGGGTTGGCAGCTCACACATCCTAAGCGCAAGCCGGTAGATGAGTCGCCAGAGACATTCGGTTTAGATGAACAAGTTGTCCAGTTCAAAAGTTTGGATGGCGGCGTTAGGCTGGACGGATGGTTTTTCAGATCGAATGCTGCTAATAGACAAGAACCGCTAACGGTTATTATGTCGCATGGTTATGCAGGGACACGATTGGAGAAAGGAGTTCCTGCCTTAGCATTAGCCAAATCCATTGTGGCTGCCGGATATCATGTGCTGATGTTTGATTTTCGGAATTCAGGTCAATCGGAAGGCCGGTTGACGACGGTAGGTTATTTGGAGAAGCAGGATGTACTTGGCGCTATCCAGTGGGTGCAGACGCATATTGGCGGTAAAATTAGCTTATTAGGTTTCTCGATGGGAGGGACGACATCCCTGTTGGCTGCAGCAGATGAACCATCCGTTCGAGGTGTCATTACGGACAGTGCCTTCAGTCAACTGCATCCTTATTTGCAAGATAATTTGCCTGTATGGTCAAAGCTTCCCAGGCTGCCGTTCACACCTTTGATTTTGACGATTCTGCCCAAACTAATTGGCATCAAACCGCGCCGTGTAGATGCTTTGGCAGCAGTTGATCGCATATATCCCAGACCGATTCTATTTATCCATAGTCAAAGCGATAACGCGATACCATGGTCCAATAGCGAAGCGATGTGGCGCAAGCATCCGGATGTTTTTGAGCTTTGGATTACCGAACAAGGGCTGCATGTGGGCTCCTATCAAAAGCAGCCTGAAGCCTATACGGAGCGTGTTCTTGCTTTTTTATCAAAATTATAA